The DNA segment CCGCGATCTCGGGGTGCCCGTGCCCGAGGAGGGCCGGCCCGGATCCCAGGTGATAGTCGATGAAGTCCCGCCCATCCACGTCGGTGACGTGGCTGCCGTGACCCTCGGCGATGACGAGGTTCACTTCGGGCGGCAGAACGAACAGCCCCAGGCCCCCGCCGGCCAGATACCGTCCGGCCTTTTCGAGGAGCTCCGCCTGGCGGGTGGTTTCGACGCGCCCGGTCTCCGGTGTCATCAGTGTCCTCCTTGGCCGTGTCGGCGTGTCGCCGGCCTCGGCATCGGTCAGCTTCGCTCGAGATCGCTCCTCGACACTATTCCACCACCACCGTGATCTCCCCCTCCCCCGGCGAGGTGATCTCGCCGACGACCGCCGGCTCCGAGATTCCCCCCGCGCGGAGCGCCCGAAGGAGGGCGTCGAGCCGCGCCGGGGGCACGGCGATCAGGAGACCGCCGGACGTCTGCGCGTCGCAGAGGAGGATCTGGCCGTCCTCGTCGATCCCTTCCCAGGCCACCGCTCCCCCCAGCCCCGCGCGGTTCCGGAGGGTGCCCGCGGGGATCACCCGCGCCCGCGCCAACGCCCACGCCTCCTCGAGCACGGGCACGGCGCGGAGCCGGACGCGTGCCCGCACCGCGGCGGCGCGCGTCATCTCGTGCAGGTGACCGAGCAGCCCGAACCCCGTGACATCGGTCGCGGCGGAAACCCCCACGTCGATCATGGCCTGCGCCGCGGCCCGGTTGAGCGTGGCCATGATCCGAATCGCCTCGTCGATCGTCGCCCGCGACGTCCGCTGCTGTTTGATCCCGGTCGTGATGACCCCCATCCCCAAAGGCTTCGTGAGCACCAACCGGTCGCCGGGGCGGGCCGAGGCGTTCGTGACGATCCGGTCGGGGTGGATGGTCCCGGTCACCGCCAACCCGTACTTCGGCTCGGGATCGTCGATCGTGTGGCCGCCGATGATCGCCACCCCGGCCTCGGCACACTTCTCCCCCCCTCCCCGCAGGATCTCCCCGAGAATCTCGAGCGGCAGCTTCGCCCGCGGAAACCCGGCGATGTTGAGCGCCAGGCGAGGCGTCCCCCCCATCGCGTAGATGTCGCTGAGCGCGTTCGCGGCGGCGATCGCCCCGAACCAGTACGGCTCGTCGACGATGGGGGTGAAGAAATCCACGGTCTGCACGAGGGCCAGGTCGGGGGCAAGGCGGTACACCCCCGCGTCGTCCGCCGTGTTCGTGGCCACGAGGACGGCAGGATCAGTTACCGGAGGAAGATGGCGCAGGACCTGCGCCAGGTCGGTCGGACTCAGTTTTGACGCTCAGCCGGCGCAGGCCACCATCGAGGTGAGCCGGATCCGGTCACGGTCATCCATGCGTCGTCCCCTGCATGACGTAGTCCCTATTGTAGCATCCGCGGCCGTCCCGATTCCGTTCCCGACGCAGGCTCCAGAGATGGCCCCAGGGAAGCCGACGTACACTCCCGGCCCCGCGACCGCCTCGTCCCGGACAGGAAGCCCGCACGGCACCGGGGCCCCTCGGCGGGCTCCCCGCCCCGAAATCGCACGCTCCGGCCGAGCATCCGACGAACTCTCCGCCGCCGCCCACGGAACCGCGGATTGCACACCCCAGAACCGCGCGCTATATGTAACTGGGGGGGGATGGCCGGGCTGCGCGTCGCCGGAGCGCAATCCGAGGCCGGGCCCCGCCGCTTCGATCGGCGAGATGTTCGACCAGTCGCGAAGAAGAGCCGCCCGGGGGGTTACCATCCGTGCCCCGCGGCGGGCCGGCGAGATCATCCCAGGAGGCCAGGGCCATGCCCCAGGATCCATACGCGAACTTCAGGTTCCTTGTAGAGATCGAGGGAATGACCCAGGCAGGCTTCACCGAGTGCTCCGGGCTCGGGGCCAGCGTCGACGTCATCACCTACCGCGAAGGAGGAGAGCCCCGCACCGTCCGAAAATTGCCCGGCCTCGTCCGGTACAGCAACATCGTCCTCCGGTGGGGAATCACCGACTCGGACGAGTTGTACCAATGGTTTCGGGGTGTCGTCGCGGGCACCATCCAGCGCAAGAACGGGTCGATCATCTTGCTCGACCAGGACGGGACCCCCAAGGTGCGGTGGAATTTCGTCCGCGCATGGCCGGCGAGGTGGGAGGGACCGGCGCTAGCCGGGGAGGGCGCCCAGGCCGCCATCGAGACCCTCGAGATCGCCCACGAGGGCATCGAGCGTGCCCC comes from the bacterium genome and includes:
- a CDS encoding phage tail protein, translated to MPQDPYANFRFLVEIEGMTQAGFTECSGLGASVDVITYREGGEPRTVRKLPGLVRYSNIVLRWGITDSDELYQWFRGVVAGTIQRKNGSIILLDQDGTPKVRWNFVRAWPARWEGPALAGEGAQAAIETLEIAHEGIERAP
- the selD gene encoding selenide, water dikinase SelD, with protein sequence MDDRDRIRLTSMVACAGUASKLSPTDLAQVLRHLPPVTDPAVLVATNTADDAGVYRLAPDLALVQTVDFFTPIVDEPYWFGAIAAANALSDIYAMGGTPRLALNIAGFPRAKLPLEILGEILRGGGEKCAEAGVAIIGGHTIDDPEPKYGLAVTGTIHPDRIVTNASARPGDRLVLTKPLGMGVITTGIKQQRTSRATIDEAIRIMATLNRAAAQAMIDVGVSAATDVTGFGLLGHLHEMTRAAAVRARVRLRAVPVLEEAWALARARVIPAGTLRNRAGLGGAVAWEGIDEDGQILLCDAQTSGGLLIAVPPARLDALLRALRAGGISEPAVVGEITSPGEGEITVVVE